One Opitutaceae bacterium DNA segment encodes these proteins:
- a CDS encoding 2Fe-2S iron-sulfur cluster-binding protein, with product MSQPAKTDLVTVNIDGKEIAVPKGTNVIEAARLLNIDIPHYCYHPKLSIVGNCRMCLIEMGMPAVDPATKQPVMDPATGKQKINWIPRPQIGCGTNVSPGLHIKTTSPMVKESREGVMEFLLINHPLDCPICDQAGECKLQEQATGYGRGYSRFIEQKNQKPKRTQLGPRVTLDDERCILCSRCIRFSKEIVKDDVLGFIDRGSYSTLTCYPGKELKNNYSLNTVDICPVGALTSTDFRFKMRVWFLKQTNSICTESSVGVNSVVWSREGVIYRITPRRNDDVNDTWMSDSGRMLYKQVRSDDRLGAVTVNGQPASLDNALAAAAELLKAGGVAVVGSGRSSVEEQFITKKIADTLKVRASIVGRVGEGDKLLVSADGNPNTRGALVTGLINQLPANSLSSLAADIDAGKVSTVLAINEDLSAAGLSGAQLEKVKVVFIGTHASPTSKAAAVVIPTLTVFEKNGTFINQQFRLQRFNAAIPGAAGATNDLHVLGRLLNSVGGAPVGGDLAAVWQTLGDEVAVLKGLSFAKVPELGIALNSADFANLSFPEGETLHYKPFVKPVAVA from the coding sequence ATGAGCCAGCCCGCCAAAACCGACCTCGTCACCGTCAACATCGACGGCAAGGAGATCGCCGTGCCGAAGGGCACAAATGTCATCGAGGCAGCACGCCTGCTGAACATCGACATTCCGCATTATTGCTATCACCCGAAGCTCTCCATCGTCGGCAATTGCCGCATGTGCCTCATCGAGATGGGCATGCCGGCAGTGGATCCCGCCACGAAGCAACCGGTGATGGATCCGGCGACGGGCAAGCAAAAGATTAATTGGATTCCAAGGCCCCAGATCGGCTGCGGCACCAACGTGTCCCCCGGGCTGCACATCAAGACGACCTCGCCGATGGTGAAGGAAAGCCGCGAGGGTGTGATGGAGTTCCTGCTCATCAATCACCCGCTCGACTGCCCGATCTGCGACCAGGCCGGTGAATGCAAGCTCCAGGAACAGGCCACGGGTTATGGCAGGGGCTACTCCCGTTTCATCGAGCAAAAGAATCAAAAGCCCAAGCGTACCCAGCTCGGGCCGCGCGTGACGCTGGACGACGAACGCTGCATTCTCTGCTCCCGCTGCATCCGCTTCTCGAAGGAAATCGTGAAGGATGACGTCCTCGGCTTCATCGATCGCGGCAGCTATTCCACGCTGACTTGCTATCCGGGGAAGGAACTCAAGAACAATTACTCGCTCAACACGGTGGATATCTGCCCGGTCGGCGCGCTGACTTCGACCGATTTCCGGTTTAAGATGCGCGTCTGGTTCCTCAAGCAGACCAACAGCATCTGCACCGAGTCGAGCGTGGGTGTGAACAGCGTGGTCTGGTCCCGCGAAGGCGTGATTTACCGCATCACACCGCGGCGCAATGACGACGTGAACGACACCTGGATGTCCGACAGCGGTCGAATGCTGTACAAGCAGGTCCGCAGTGACGACCGCCTTGGCGCCGTCACGGTCAATGGCCAGCCGGCCTCCTTGGACAACGCCCTCGCCGCGGCAGCGGAGTTGCTGAAGGCAGGTGGCGTCGCGGTCGTCGGATCGGGCCGTTCATCAGTCGAAGAGCAATTCATCACGAAGAAGATTGCCGACACGCTCAAGGTCCGTGCCTCCATCGTGGGTCGGGTGGGCGAGGGGGACAAACTCCTGGTCTCCGCCGACGGAAACCCCAACACGCGCGGAGCGCTCGTTACGGGTCTCATCAATCAGCTGCCTGCGAATTCCCTCAGCTCGCTCGCCGCTGACATCGACGCGGGCAAGGTCAGCACTGTCCTGGCGATTAATGAGGACCTCTCTGCTGCTGGTCTTTCCGGTGCCCAGCTTGAAAAGGTGAAGGTTGTCTTCATCGGCACGCATGCCTCGCCAACCTCGAAGGCCGCCGCCGTCGTCATTCCGACTCTGACTGTGTTCGAGAAGAATGGCACGTTCATCAACCAGCAGTTCCGTCTCCAGCGCTTCAATGCGGCGATCCCTGGCGCAGCCGGAGCCACCAACGATCTTCATGTGCTCGGCCGCCTGCTCAACTCGGTCGGTGGCGCGCCGGTTGGCGGAGACCTTGCAGCGGTCTGGCAAACGCTCGGCGACGAAGTGGCTGTGCTCAAAGGCTTGAGCTTTGCGAAGGTTCCTGAACTCGGCATTGCGCTCAACTCAGCCGACTTTGCCAACCTCTCCTTTCCGGAAGGCGAGACCCTGCATTACAAGCCTTTCGTGAAACCCGTGGCCGTCGCCTAA
- the nuoF gene encoding NADH-quinone oxidoreductase subunit NuoF produces the protein MPEQRRIIFKHIDEPGYTNDIACYLRNGGYEVLKKAVQRKPEELIDEVKKSGLRGRGGAGFPCGVKWGLVDRKSGKPIYLIVNADESEPGTFKDRYIIHQDPHQLIEGIMISCFANNVKQAYIYIRGEFPIGARILEKAIQEARDNNFVGQNILGTGYSCDIFVHRGAGAYICGEETGLIESLEGKRANPRIKPPYFPAVLGLYQCPTIVNNVETLCHVKHIAEVGGEAYSKIGTPGNTGTRIYCVSGHVKRPGYYEFECGKVTMGQLLNEVCGGPRDGRTFKAVIPGGSSAKILKFGERYKGKRKIGADMVDYDWGVEDVPMDFDCLAMIGTMGGSGGVIVMDDSVNMVEALANINAFYSHESCGQCTPCREGSLWMKKITTRMVHGDAREADAALLKGVADQIPGRTICAFGEACSWPTQSFIAKFGDEFKNYHLTKKQEKAPGALELV, from the coding sequence ATGCCCGAACAACGCCGAATCATCTTCAAGCACATCGACGAGCCTGGCTACACGAACGACATCGCGTGCTACCTTCGCAACGGGGGCTACGAGGTCCTCAAGAAGGCCGTGCAACGCAAGCCCGAGGAACTCATTGACGAGGTCAAGAAATCCGGTCTTCGCGGACGCGGTGGCGCGGGCTTTCCCTGCGGCGTGAAGTGGGGCCTCGTCGACCGCAAGAGCGGCAAGCCGATCTACCTGATCGTCAATGCGGACGAGTCCGAACCTGGCACCTTCAAGGATCGCTACATCATCCACCAGGACCCGCACCAGTTGATCGAGGGGATCATGATCTCCTGCTTCGCCAATAACGTGAAGCAGGCCTACATCTACATCCGCGGCGAATTCCCGATCGGCGCCCGCATCCTCGAAAAAGCGATCCAGGAAGCGCGCGACAACAATTTTGTCGGCCAGAACATTCTCGGGACGGGCTACAGCTGCGACATCTTCGTGCATCGTGGCGCCGGCGCCTACATCTGCGGCGAGGAGACCGGTCTCATCGAGTCGCTCGAGGGCAAACGCGCCAATCCGCGTATCAAGCCTCCGTATTTTCCCGCGGTTCTCGGCCTCTACCAGTGCCCGACGATCGTCAACAACGTCGAGACGCTCTGCCACGTGAAGCATATCGCCGAGGTCGGCGGCGAGGCCTACAGCAAGATCGGCACCCCGGGCAACACCGGCACGCGTATTTACTGCGTGTCAGGCCACGTCAAGCGCCCCGGGTATTATGAATTCGAGTGCGGCAAGGTCACGATGGGGCAGTTGCTCAACGAGGTTTGCGGAGGTCCCCGTGACGGGCGCACCTTCAAGGCGGTGATCCCGGGCGGTTCTTCAGCCAAGATCCTCAAGTTCGGTGAGCGCTACAAGGGCAAGCGTAAGATTGGCGCGGACATGGTCGACTACGATTGGGGCGTCGAGGATGTCCCGATGGATTTCGACTGCCTCGCGATGATTGGCACCATGGGCGGCTCTGGCGGCGTCATCGTCATGGACGATTCCGTCAACATGGTGGAGGCCCTCGCCAACATCAACGCCTTCTATTCCCACGAGAGCTGCGGCCAGTGCACGCCCTGTCGCGAAGGGTCGCTGTGGATGAAGAAGATCACAACGCGTATGGTGCATGGCGATGCGCGTGAGGCCGATGCCGCCCTGCTCAAGGGCGTTGCGGACCAGATCCCTGGACGCACGATCTGTGCGTTTGGCGAGGCCTGTTCGTGGCCGACCCAGAGCTTCATCGCGAAATTCGGCGATGAGTTCAAAAACTACCACCTCACCAAGAAGCAAGAGAAGGCGCCAGGTGCCCTCGAGCTCGTCTGA
- the nuoE gene encoding NADH-quinone oxidoreductase subunit NuoE encodes MNLKPETFARIDEVITHYPVKRSATLPLLHLIQEDVGFISDEAIEWIAAKLELQPINVYEVVTFYPMFRRKPIGRRHVKVCRTLSCALNGGYKVCDRFKEEFKTELGQVSPDGEVTVEFVECLASCGTGPVVMIDDDLHENVTEQKVTELSAKIRAEAKK; translated from the coding sequence ATGAATCTTAAGCCAGAAACATTCGCGCGTATCGACGAAGTCATTACGCACTACCCGGTGAAGCGCAGTGCCACGCTGCCGCTTCTGCACCTCATCCAGGAGGATGTTGGCTTCATCTCGGACGAAGCCATTGAGTGGATCGCCGCCAAGCTCGAACTTCAGCCGATCAATGTGTACGAGGTCGTCACCTTCTACCCGATGTTCCGCCGCAAGCCGATTGGCAGGCGCCACGTGAAGGTGTGCCGCACGCTCTCCTGCGCGCTGAATGGCGGCTACAAGGTGTGCGACCGCTTCAAGGAGGAATTCAAGACGGAGCTCGGACAGGTATCGCCCGACGGGGAAGTCACTGTTGAGTTTGTCGAGTGCCTGGCCAGCTGCGGCACCGGTCCCGTGGTCATGATTGATGACGATCTCCATGAGAACGTGACCGAGCAGAAGGTAACTGAACTGAGCGCCAAGATCCGCGCCGAAGCCAAGAAATAA